The Primulina eburnea isolate SZY01 chromosome 6, ASM2296580v1, whole genome shotgun sequence genome contains a region encoding:
- the LOC140834732 gene encoding nuclear transcription factor Y subunit C-4-like, translated as MNSSDQRQLPACQNRQQQIAAAGGVPVSGQMAYATSYQTTPTAATGTPAPAVSSPTQLPSTFPTQQQLASYHQAQQFHSQQQQQQLQGFWANQMQEVEQAIEFKNHSLPLARIKKIMKADEDVRMISAEAPVIFAKACEMFILELTMRAWVHTEENKRRTLQKNDIAAAISRTDVFDFLVDIIPRDELKEDGLGIAKATIPLMGSTADAVPYYYVPQHNPQLDQAALYGGQQSRPPLSFVAWPQMHTQQQPPEQQPGDP; from the coding sequence ATGAATAGTTCGGATCAGCGACAGCTACCTGCGTGCCAGAACCGGCAGCAACAGATTGCAGCTGCGGGAGGTGTACCAGTGAGTGGTCAAATGGCTTATGCCACTTCTTATCAAACAACACCAACAGCGGCCACGGGCACTCCAGCTCCCGCCGTTTCCTCTCCAACTCAGCTTCCATCTACTTTCCCCACTCAACAACAGCTTGCTAGTTATCATCAAGCTCAGCAGTTCCATAGtcagcagcagcaacagcaaCTCCAAGGTTTTTGGGCCAACCAAATGCAAGAAGTCGAACAAGCTATAGAGTTCAAGAACCACAGTCTTCCACTAGCTCGCATAAAAAAGATAATGAAAGCTGATGAAGATGTCAGAATGATCTCTGCTGAAGCTCCCGTTATATTTGCTAAGGCTTGTGAGATGTTCATCTTGGAGCTGACAATGCGGGCTTGGGTTCACACAGAAGAGAATAAGAGACGGACCCTACAGAAGAACGACATTGCAGCTGCAATTTCAAGAACAGATGTGTTTGACTTTCTGGTTGATATCATTCCTAGAGATGAATTGAAGGAAGATGGTCTTGGAATCGCTAAAGCTACTATTCCATTAATGGGATCTACTGCAGATGCAGTTCCATATTACTATGTTCCCCAACACAATCCGCAGCTTGATCAAGCTGCACTTTATGGGGGTCAACAGTCGAGACCACCTCTCTCTTTCGTGGCCTGGCCACAGATGCATACTCAGCAGCAGCCACCGGAGCAGCAGCCAGGTGACCCATAA